In Mytilus edulis chromosome 4, xbMytEdul2.2, whole genome shotgun sequence, the following proteins share a genomic window:
- the LOC139518943 gene encoding uncharacterized protein isoform X2, whose product MWDMHIDSQSETCDNWYECSPSKTTEPRRNKYVVDVHSPKIRKTGIDKEHEKPSTSSQQTAGLYKHQSRHDDSLYSDEDRQTKKQLDYRSCSSNIQAYIPITDLKTSRTASSVGSLRSLPTTSPSRSRTTSTPSKLMSPARSFSPELHTHRTDSSSRSTQTSKARRSMDSSSSEAVCRICHEGGSTEQLFSPCYCSGSIGLLHVSCLQRWLGSSNKTCCELCHFQFKVERSPKPFCLFLKNPGRRRDKRHMICDIVCFTFLAPSSIVTAYLCIVGSRMYDAGRIEAVLLYCLTFALMVLFSAWVTMCLRHNYGLWKDWKQFNQNVRIICEPSSELQKQTIRNSPSGKVNMQRVKLCSVKIKVSTNMNSPKRQATPEIYHHLRLTESNIKRSLEDPTSYRKNLSLVEEGNEPTIGHSPRSQCHYSSYKDRHVPHGHSNFYEPNRSRYQVNDCDPIRCEHVDPTCRNCSRNTYV is encoded by the exons CAATCGGAAACCTGCGATAATTGGTATGAATGTTCACCAAGTAAAACAACTGAACCACGAAGGAATAAATATGTCGTTGATGTACACTCTCCTAAAATCAGGAAAACAGGGATCGACAAAGAACATGAAAAGCCTTCTACTTCTAGTCAACAAACTGCAGGTCTTTACAAACATCAGTCTCGTCACGACGATAGTTTATACAGTGACGAAGATCGTCAAACAAAAAAGCAACTTGACTACCGCAGTTGTTCATCAAATATACAGGCGTATATACCAATAACAGATTTAAAAACATCGAGGACAGCATCTTCTGTTGGCAGTTTGAGGTCACTTCCTACAACATCTCCAAGTCGCAGTAGGACAACTTCTACACCAAGCAAACTAATGTCTCCAGCTAGATCGTTCTCCCCGGAACTTCACACTCATAGAACTGACTCTTCCAGCAGATCAACACAAACTAGTAAAGCAAGAAGGAGTATGGACAG CTCATCAAGTGAAGCTGTTTGCAGAATCTGCCATGAAGGTGGAAGTACTGAGCAGCTTTTTTCACCATGCTACTGTTCTGGAAGTATAGGTCTTTTACACGTTTCGTGTTTACAAAGATGGCTTGGATCATCCAACAAGACTTGCTGTGAGCTTTGCCATTTCCAGTTTAAAGTAGAAAGGAGCCCAAAACCATTTTGTCTT TTTCTAAAGAACCCAGGTAGACGACGTGACAAGCGCCATATGATTTGTGACATTGTTTGTTTCACATTCTTGGCACCATCTTCAATAGTTACTGCTTATTTATGTATCGTTGGAAGCAGAATGTACGACGCCGGAAGGATAGAAGCTGTCTTGCTTTATTGTTTGACATTTGCTTTAATGGTCTTGTTCAGTGCATGGGTTAcg ATGTGTCTCCGCCATAATTACGGGCTTTGGAAAGATTGGAAACAGTTCAACCAGAATGTCCGAATAATATGTGAACCATCGTCTGAGCTACAGAAACAGACTATAAGAAATTCACCTTCTGGAAAGGTTAACATGCAGCGCGTCAAACTATGTAGTGTCAAAATAAAAGTATCAACAAATATGAATTCACCCAAAAGACAAGCAACACCTGAAATTTATCATCACTTACGTTTGACCGAAAGTAATATTAAACGTTCTTTAGAAGATCCAACGAGCTACAGGAAGAACCTCTCACTTGTAGAAGAAGGAAACGAACCTACTATAGGTCATAGTCCGAGGTCACAATGCCACTATAGCAGTTATAAGGATAGACATGTTCCTCATGGACATAGTAACTTTTATGAACCCAATAGATCAAGATACCAAGTGAACGACTGTGATCCCATAAGATGTGAACATGTGGATCCAACGTGTAGGAATTGTTCTAGGAATACGTATGTTTGA
- the LOC139518943 gene encoding uncharacterized protein isoform X1 has product MDKDENRFRPIQENREGVVQSETCDNWYECSPSKTTEPRRNKYVVDVHSPKIRKTGIDKEHEKPSTSSQQTAGLYKHQSRHDDSLYSDEDRQTKKQLDYRSCSSNIQAYIPITDLKTSRTASSVGSLRSLPTTSPSRSRTTSTPSKLMSPARSFSPELHTHRTDSSSRSTQTSKARRSMDSSSSEAVCRICHEGGSTEQLFSPCYCSGSIGLLHVSCLQRWLGSSNKTCCELCHFQFKVERSPKPFCLFLKNPGRRRDKRHMICDIVCFTFLAPSSIVTAYLCIVGSRMYDAGRIEAVLLYCLTFALMVLFSAWVTMCLRHNYGLWKDWKQFNQNVRIICEPSSELQKQTIRNSPSGKVNMQRVKLCSVKIKVSTNMNSPKRQATPEIYHHLRLTESNIKRSLEDPTSYRKNLSLVEEGNEPTIGHSPRSQCHYSSYKDRHVPHGHSNFYEPNRSRYQVNDCDPIRCEHVDPTCRNCSRNTYV; this is encoded by the exons CAATCGGAAACCTGCGATAATTGGTATGAATGTTCACCAAGTAAAACAACTGAACCACGAAGGAATAAATATGTCGTTGATGTACACTCTCCTAAAATCAGGAAAACAGGGATCGACAAAGAACATGAAAAGCCTTCTACTTCTAGTCAACAAACTGCAGGTCTTTACAAACATCAGTCTCGTCACGACGATAGTTTATACAGTGACGAAGATCGTCAAACAAAAAAGCAACTTGACTACCGCAGTTGTTCATCAAATATACAGGCGTATATACCAATAACAGATTTAAAAACATCGAGGACAGCATCTTCTGTTGGCAGTTTGAGGTCACTTCCTACAACATCTCCAAGTCGCAGTAGGACAACTTCTACACCAAGCAAACTAATGTCTCCAGCTAGATCGTTCTCCCCGGAACTTCACACTCATAGAACTGACTCTTCCAGCAGATCAACACAAACTAGTAAAGCAAGAAGGAGTATGGACAG CTCATCAAGTGAAGCTGTTTGCAGAATCTGCCATGAAGGTGGAAGTACTGAGCAGCTTTTTTCACCATGCTACTGTTCTGGAAGTATAGGTCTTTTACACGTTTCGTGTTTACAAAGATGGCTTGGATCATCCAACAAGACTTGCTGTGAGCTTTGCCATTTCCAGTTTAAAGTAGAAAGGAGCCCAAAACCATTTTGTCTT TTTCTAAAGAACCCAGGTAGACGACGTGACAAGCGCCATATGATTTGTGACATTGTTTGTTTCACATTCTTGGCACCATCTTCAATAGTTACTGCTTATTTATGTATCGTTGGAAGCAGAATGTACGACGCCGGAAGGATAGAAGCTGTCTTGCTTTATTGTTTGACATTTGCTTTAATGGTCTTGTTCAGTGCATGGGTTAcg ATGTGTCTCCGCCATAATTACGGGCTTTGGAAAGATTGGAAACAGTTCAACCAGAATGTCCGAATAATATGTGAACCATCGTCTGAGCTACAGAAACAGACTATAAGAAATTCACCTTCTGGAAAGGTTAACATGCAGCGCGTCAAACTATGTAGTGTCAAAATAAAAGTATCAACAAATATGAATTCACCCAAAAGACAAGCAACACCTGAAATTTATCATCACTTACGTTTGACCGAAAGTAATATTAAACGTTCTTTAGAAGATCCAACGAGCTACAGGAAGAACCTCTCACTTGTAGAAGAAGGAAACGAACCTACTATAGGTCATAGTCCGAGGTCACAATGCCACTATAGCAGTTATAAGGATAGACATGTTCCTCATGGACATAGTAACTTTTATGAACCCAATAGATCAAGATACCAAGTGAACGACTGTGATCCCATAAGATGTGAACATGTGGATCCAACGTGTAGGAATTGTTCTAGGAATACGTATGTTTGA